In Camelus bactrianus isolate YW-2024 breed Bactrian camel chromosome 10, ASM4877302v1, whole genome shotgun sequence, a genomic segment contains:
- the LOC105076417 gene encoding olfactory receptor 4A47-like → MEPRNNVTYFILLGLTQNPKEQKVLFVMFFLSYILTVIGNLLIVVTITVSKTLNSPMYFFLASLSFIDLIYSSSISPRLISDLFFGENTISFESCMTQLFTEHFFGGSEIVLLLVMAYDRYVAICKPLHYLVIMRQRVCVVLLVVSWAGGFLHSTIQVSTIYGLPFCGPNVVDHFICDMFPLLKLVCTDTYVTGILVVVNGGLMCSIFFLLLLISYVVILHSLKNLSQEGRQKALQTSVSHITVVLCFFVPCIFMYARPAKTFSIDKSLSVFCTVISTMLNPFIYSLRNSEMTSAMKKLWRKNVISHF, encoded by the exons ATGGAACCAAGGAACAATGTAACTTATTTCATCCTCCTGGGCCTCACACAGAATCCAAAGGAGCAGAAAGTCCTTTTTGTTATGTTCTTTCTCTCCTACATTTTGACTGTGATCGGCAACCTGCTCATTGTCGTGACAATTACTGTCAGTAAGACCCTCAACTCACCAATGTACTTTTTTCTTGCCAGCTTATCTTTTATAGATTTAATTTATTCCTCTTCTATTTCCCCCAGATTGATTTCAGACTTATTCTTTGGGGAAAACACCATATCCTTTGAATCTTGCATGACTCAGCTTTTTACTGAGCACTTTTTTGGTGGGTCAGAGATTGTTCTTCTGTTggtgatggcctatgaccgctatgtggccatctgtaagcccTTGCATTATTTGGTTATCATGAGGCAAAGGGTATGTGTTGTGCTGCTGGTGGTGTCCTGGGCTGGAGGTTTTCTGCACTCAACTATACAAGTTAGCACTATTTATGGGCTCCCATTCTGTGGCCCCAATGTCGTTGATCACTTTATCTGTGACATGTTCCCCTTGTTGAAACTTGTCTGTACTGACACCTATGTCACTGGCATCTTAGTGGTGGTCAATGGAGGACTGATGTGCagtatttttttcctgctcttaCTCATCTCTTATGTAGTCATCTTGCACTCTCTAAAGAACCTGAGTcaggaagggaggcagaaagCCCTCCAGACCAGTGTTTCCCACATCACTGTGGTTCTCTGCTTCTTTGTCCCTTGTATTTTCATGTATGCAAGACCTGCTAAGACCTTCTCTATTGACAAATCATTGAGTGTGTTTTGTACAGTCATAAGCACCATGCTGAACCCATTTATCTACAGTCTAAGAAATTCTGAGATGACTAGTGCTATGAAGAAGCTCTGGAGAAAAAA tgtaatatctcatttttaa